From the genome of Mycetocola spongiae, one region includes:
- a CDS encoding MFS transporter, whose amino-acid sequence MSRTFTDPATITPARVRLSLFVLAIGSFGIGTTEFVAMGLLPNIAADLLPDIYAVDPSQANAHAGWMITLYALGVVVGAPTIAAAVARWSRKSVLFWLGVSFTLATVATALLPSFGGVLVARFIAGLPHGAYFGIAALVAAQLMGPARRARGVSLVMLGLTISNIVGVPLGTVVGQQLGWRAAYLLVAVIFAVSTIAIALVVPRFPGNREQTIRRELRVFRRAQVWFALGIGAIGFGGFFAVYSYLTPLATEVAGAAASTVPWLLATMGVGMTAGNLIVGRFADRNLKAALYIAFFSMLGVFIVLYFVASILPLLFLFVFLTGAASSGLGPVVQTRFMDVAGDAQSIAAALNHSAMNIGNAAGAFLGGLVIAGGLGYLAPITVACVLTTLGILIAATGFLVEKRERRLA is encoded by the coding sequence ATGTCCCGTACATTTACTGATCCCGCCACGATCACGCCCGCGCGCGTGCGGCTATCCCTGTTTGTTTTGGCCATCGGATCCTTTGGCATCGGGACCACCGAGTTTGTGGCGATGGGGCTGCTGCCCAATATCGCCGCGGATCTGCTCCCCGATATCTACGCCGTGGATCCCTCCCAGGCCAATGCGCACGCCGGCTGGATGATCACGCTCTATGCGCTGGGTGTGGTGGTGGGGGCCCCGACCATCGCGGCGGCCGTGGCGCGCTGGTCGCGCAAGAGCGTGCTGTTTTGGCTCGGCGTGAGCTTCACCCTGGCCACGGTGGCCACCGCGCTCCTGCCCAGCTTCGGCGGGGTGCTGGTTGCGCGCTTTATTGCGGGCCTGCCGCACGGCGCCTATTTTGGCATTGCCGCGCTGGTGGCCGCGCAGCTGATGGGGCCCGCGCGCCGCGCCCGCGGTGTGTCCCTCGTGATGCTGGGACTCACGATCTCCAATATCGTGGGTGTCCCGCTGGGCACCGTGGTGGGGCAGCAGCTCGGCTGGCGGGCCGCCTATCTGCTGGTCGCCGTGATCTTTGCGGTCTCCACAATCGCGATTGCCCTCGTGGTGCCGCGCTTCCCCGGAAACCGCGAACAGACGATCCGTCGCGAGCTGCGGGTATTCCGCCGCGCCCAGGTCTGGTTTGCGCTGGGCATCGGTGCGATTGGATTTGGCGGCTTTTTTGCGGTGTACTCCTATCTCACGCCCCTCGCAACCGAGGTGGCCGGGGCCGCGGCGAGCACCGTCCCGTGGCTGCTGGCCACGATGGGAGTGGGCATGACCGCGGGTAACCTGATCGTGGGGCGCTTCGCCGACCGGAACCTGAAGGCCGCGCTTTATATCGCGTTCTTCTCGATGCTCGGCGTGTTTATTGTGCTCTATTTTGTGGCGTCGATCCTGCCGCTGCTCTTCCTCTTTGTTTTCCTCACCGGCGCGGCCTCCTCGGGGCTGGGCCCGGTGGTGCAGACCCGCTTTATGGATGTTGCGGGCGATGCCCAGTCGATTGCCGCGGCGCTGAACCACTCGGCGATGAATATCGGTAATGCCGCGGGGGCCTTCCTCGGCGGCCTCGTGATCGCCGGGGGACTCGGCTATCTTGCGCCGATCACGGTGGCCTGCGTGCTGACCACCCTCGGCATCCTCATCGCGGCGACCGGATTTCTGGTGGAAAAGCGCGAACGCCGCCTCGCATAA
- a CDS encoding alpha/beta fold hydrolase, which yields MPISEITYVDTPVLRIGYESLGEADGTPIILLHGFPYDVRSYDEVAPRLAREGFRVIAPYLRGYGPTRFLSGETPRSGQQAALGRDVIDLLDALGINRAILAGYDWGGRAASVAAALFPERVSGLITAAGYPIQDIAGSVEPDSPAEEKLSWYQYYFHSERGRRGLERYREDLCGMLWREWSPEWAGAEAAFAASAPSLHNPDFVDVVVHSYRHRCGLAEGDPRYAELERILAGAPTIAAPTVSLDSGADGFGWFDSSEHAAHFSGAFSTVVLPGAGHNPPQEDPAGFTAAVLALARDIGAAGAR from the coding sequence ATGCCCATCAGCGAGATCACCTACGTGGATACCCCCGTGCTACGCATCGGCTATGAGAGCCTGGGCGAGGCGGACGGCACGCCCATTATTCTGCTGCACGGATTTCCCTATGACGTGCGCTCCTATGACGAGGTGGCCCCGCGGCTGGCCCGCGAGGGCTTCCGGGTGATCGCCCCCTATCTGCGCGGCTACGGGCCTACGCGCTTCCTCTCCGGGGAGACCCCACGCTCGGGACAGCAGGCGGCGCTGGGCCGCGATGTGATTGACCTCCTGGATGCGCTGGGGATCAACCGCGCGATCCTCGCGGGTTATGACTGGGGCGGCCGCGCCGCGAGTGTGGCCGCGGCCCTGTTTCCGGAGCGGGTGAGCGGGCTGATCACCGCCGCCGGCTATCCGATCCAGGACATCGCCGGCTCGGTGGAACCGGATTCCCCCGCCGAGGAAAAGCTGTCCTGGTATCAGTATTATTTCCACTCCGAGCGCGGCCGGCGCGGCCTGGAACGCTATCGCGAGGACCTGTGCGGGATGCTCTGGCGCGAGTGGTCGCCCGAGTGGGCCGGCGCCGAGGCCGCGTTTGCCGCCTCCGCACCGAGCCTGCATAACCCCGATTTTGTGGACGTGGTGGTGCACTCCTATCGGCACCGCTGCGGCCTGGCCGAGGGCGATCCGCGCTATGCCGAGCTGGAGCGCATTCTCGCCGGGGCACCCACCATTGCCGCCCCCACGGTATCGCTAGACAGCGGCGCGGACGGGTTCGGTTGGTTTGATTCCTCGGAACACGCCGCACATTTCTCGGGGGCCTTTAGCACCGTGGTGCTGCCCGGGGCCGGGCATAACCCGCCGCAGGAGGACCCCGCGGGATTTACCGCTGCGGTCCTGGCGCTGGCCCGGGATATCGGGGCCGCCGGCGCGCGCTAG
- a CDS encoding thiamine-binding protein, translating into MIVAFSVAPSGTGREDGSVHDAVAAAVKIVRDSGLPNRTDSMFTTIEGDWDEVMAVVKAATEAVGAFGSRVSLVLKADIRPGFSGEMTGKLDRLERALGDA; encoded by the coding sequence ATGATCGTTGCATTCTCCGTTGCACCCTCCGGAACCGGCCGCGAGGACGGCTCCGTCCACGATGCCGTGGCCGCGGCCGTGAAGATCGTCCGCGACTCGGGCCTGCCCAACCGCACCGATTCGATGTTCACCACGATCGAGGGTGACTGGGATGAGGTCATGGCCGTGGTCAAGGCCGCGACAGAGGCCGTGGGGGCCTTTGGCTCGCGGGTCTCGCTGGTGTTAAAGGCGGATATCCGCCCCGGGTTCAGCGGTGAGATGACCGGCAAGCTGGACCGGCTCGAGCGCGCACTCGGCGACGCCTAG
- a CDS encoding glycosyltransferase 87 family protein — MTSRNAPYWAIFAIVHLWTIWLSLNATGYPLGDVTAVYQPWAATALQGGAIMGITQPWVYPIAALLPMLPPMLLGVAGYPLGWLLLVTVLNAVAFAFLIGENPNQARRRAGLWWMAFTVVLGPIVFGRVDSITVPMAIVGLLLLMRHPRAATIVLSIATWMKIWPAAIIGGALLLLRERLQIFWVGLATSAAIVVLAIAIGGFPNVFSFITEQTGRGIQIEAPVAVPYLWLAALGGPAEVYYDRGILTYQVLGSGVDVLSAVMTPLLVVTVALIAFLALRARRFGTPVLRILPELVLALVLAMIVMNKVGSPQFMVWLIAPVVYGLVVSGRRFMFPAIASLVLAALTHLFYPYNYGYVIGVETWAVLVLTLRNIGSIVLLVWAIRELWRAGAAERAAVPGLWATLLGPDEPAAPATRAPAATVAEAPVVWDEEILNTVQENVREELEAQSAGRGLGLDPATTAALAASVTANLRHSFEIRWAPRWTRTPPAAAAPPEDSPVPASSRAAGPLTNPVHLTTEEKGNPS; from the coding sequence GTGACTAGCCGAAACGCCCCCTATTGGGCCATCTTTGCCATCGTTCATCTCTGGACAATCTGGCTCTCCCTGAACGCAACCGGCTATCCCCTGGGGGACGTCACCGCCGTGTATCAGCCCTGGGCGGCCACCGCCCTGCAGGGCGGCGCGATCATGGGGATCACCCAGCCCTGGGTCTATCCGATCGCCGCGCTGCTGCCGATGCTGCCGCCGATGCTCCTGGGCGTCGCGGGCTATCCGCTGGGCTGGCTCCTGCTGGTCACGGTGCTGAACGCGGTGGCCTTCGCGTTCCTGATCGGCGAGAACCCCAATCAGGCGCGCCGCCGCGCGGGCCTGTGGTGGATGGCCTTCACCGTGGTGCTCGGTCCGATCGTTTTTGGCCGGGTGGATTCGATCACCGTGCCGATGGCGATCGTGGGGCTGCTCTTGCTGATGCGGCATCCGCGGGCGGCCACCATCGTGCTGAGCATCGCCACCTGGATGAAGATTTGGCCCGCCGCAATCATCGGTGGCGCGCTGCTTCTGCTGCGCGAACGCCTCCAGATTTTTTGGGTGGGGCTCGCGACCAGCGCCGCGATCGTGGTGCTGGCCATCGCGATCGGTGGCTTCCCAAACGTGTTTTCCTTTATCACCGAGCAGACCGGCCGCGGCATCCAGATCGAGGCCCCCGTGGCCGTGCCCTATCTCTGGCTCGCGGCGCTGGGCGGACCGGCCGAGGTTTATTATGACCGCGGCATCCTGACCTATCAGGTGCTGGGCTCGGGGGTGGACGTGCTCTCCGCCGTGATGACGCCGCTGCTTGTGGTCACCGTGGCGCTGATCGCGTTCCTCGCCCTGCGTGCCCGCCGCTTTGGCACACCCGTGCTGCGCATCCTGCCCGAGCTGGTGCTGGCGCTGGTCCTCGCGATGATCGTGATGAATAAGGTGGGTTCGCCGCAGTTTATGGTGTGGCTGATCGCGCCGGTGGTTTATGGGCTTGTGGTCTCCGGTCGGCGTTTTATGTTCCCGGCGATAGCCTCGCTGGTGCTCGCGGCGCTGACCCACCTGTTTTATCCGTATAACTACGGTTACGTCATCGGCGTCGAGACCTGGGCAGTCCTGGTGCTGACGCTGCGCAATATCGGTTCGATCGTGCTGCTGGTCTGGGCGATCCGCGAGCTCTGGCGCGCGGGAGCGGCCGAGCGGGCGGCCGTGCCGGGGCTCTGGGCCACGCTGCTGGGCCCGGACGAGCCGGCGGCGCCCGCAACGCGCGCCCCCGCCGCGACCGTTGCCGAGGCGCCCGTGGTCTGGGACGAGGAGATCCTGAACACGGTGCAGGAGAATGTGCGCGAGGAGCTTGAAGCCCAGAGTGCCGGGCGTGGGCTGGGGCTGGATCCCGCCACGACGGCGGCGCTCGCCGCCTCGGTCACCGCAAATCTGCGACATAGTTTTGAGATTCGCTGGGCCCCGCGCTGGACCCGGACGCCCCCGGCTGCCGCGGCCCCGCCGGAAGATTCCCCCGTCCCCGCCTCCAGCCGAGCCGCGGGGCCGCTGACCAACCCCGTTCACCTCACCACCGAAGAAAAGGGAAACCCCTCATGA
- a CDS encoding HAD family hydrolase — protein sequence MSSLSLHPRTVVFDYGDVISREQIPAEAEHTRALTGIPAAEFWPAYWRHREALDCGTLSIEEYWQKIARESGREFDRALIQEIWISDYRSWLSINPEVFRIIEDLTAGGTRLALLSNAGADFGGYFRFGPLADHFDEFIVSGEIGLVKPHADIYEYTLAALGITAERMVFIDNRPENIEAARSLGITGHVFTGAEGLRAFLSDLASATH from the coding sequence TTGTCTTCCCTGTCACTGCACCCCCGCACCGTGGTTTTTGATTACGGCGATGTCATCTCCCGCGAGCAGATTCCGGCGGAGGCCGAGCATACCCGCGCCCTCACCGGCATTCCCGCCGCGGAGTTTTGGCCCGCCTATTGGCGTCATCGCGAGGCCCTCGACTGCGGCACCCTGAGCATCGAGGAGTACTGGCAGAAAATCGCCCGGGAATCCGGGCGCGAGTTTGATCGCGCGCTGATTCAGGAGATCTGGATCAGCGATTACCGCAGCTGGCTATCGATTAACCCCGAGGTATTTCGCATCATCGAGGATCTCACCGCGGGAGGCACGCGCCTGGCACTGCTCTCCAATGCCGGGGCAGATTTTGGCGGATATTTCCGCTTTGGCCCGCTCGCCGATCATTTTGATGAGTTCATCGTGAGCGGGGAGATTGGCCTCGTGAAGCCCCATGCCGATATCTACGAGTACACGCTCGCCGCGCTGGGAATTACCGCGGAGCGCATGGTGTTCATTGATAACAGGCCGGAGAATATCGAGGCGGCACGTTCCCTCGGGATCACCGGCCACGTCTTCACCGGGGCCGAGGGCCTGCGTGCCTTCCTCTCCGACCTCGCTTCCGCCACACACTAA
- a CDS encoding NADH:flavin oxidoreductase/NADH oxidase, protein MTHLFDPLTLRSVTVRNRVWISPMCQYAVERRDGVPTAWHAVHLGQFALGGAGAVIVEATAVSPEGRISPRDTGIWNDQQAAAWAPITAFLSAHGATPGIQLAHAGRKASTRAPWGEGAGSGSVPAAEGGWETLAPSAVAFEGYAVPREMTLTDIAGVARDFASAARRAVDAGFELLEIHAAHGYLLHQFLSPLSNLRRDSFGGSLENRARLLLTVIREVRTRVGEVPILVRFSATDWTEGGLSVEDIATVAGLAVEAGADFYDISSGGLIPGARIPVGPGYQVPLAAHIGAEVSVPVGAVGLITTAEQAQEIVASGDADVVLIGREALRNPHFALEAATTLGRSEGLIPGPYERAYGH, encoded by the coding sequence ATGACCCACCTCTTTGATCCCCTGACCCTGCGCTCGGTGACCGTGCGCAACCGCGTGTGGATCTCCCCCATGTGCCAGTACGCCGTGGAGCGCCGGGACGGCGTACCCACCGCCTGGCATGCCGTGCACCTGGGCCAGTTTGCGCTGGGCGGCGCGGGGGCGGTCATCGTGGAGGCCACCGCGGTGAGCCCCGAGGGCCGGATCTCGCCGCGGGATACCGGCATCTGGAACGATCAGCAGGCCGCGGCCTGGGCCCCGATCACCGCGTTCCTCTCCGCGCACGGCGCCACCCCGGGCATTCAGCTCGCGCATGCCGGCCGCAAGGCCTCCACGCGCGCCCCCTGGGGCGAGGGTGCGGGTTCCGGCTCGGTTCCCGCCGCCGAGGGCGGCTGGGAGACCCTCGCACCCTCGGCGGTGGCCTTCGAGGGTTATGCCGTCCCGCGCGAGATGACGCTGACCGATATCGCCGGGGTGGCCCGCGATTTTGCGTCGGCCGCGCGGCGCGCGGTGGATGCCGGATTTGAGCTCCTGGAAATCCACGCGGCCCACGGCTATCTGTTGCACCAGTTCCTGTCCCCGCTGTCAAACCTGCGCCGGGATAGCTTCGGTGGCAGCCTGGAAAACCGCGCGCGCCTGCTCCTCACGGTGATCCGCGAGGTGCGCACGCGCGTGGGTGAGGTGCCCATTCTGGTGCGTTTCTCCGCAACCGATTGGACCGAGGGCGGCCTGAGCGTCGAGGATATCGCCACGGTGGCGGGGCTCGCGGTTGAGGCGGGCGCCGACTTCTACGACATCTCCTCGGGTGGGCTGATCCCCGGCGCCCGGATCCCGGTGGGCCCGGGCTATCAGGTGCCCCTCGCCGCGCATATTGGCGCCGAGGTATCGGTTCCGGTGGGAGCGGTGGGGCTGATCACCACGGCCGAGCAGGCCCAGGAGATCGTTGCCTCGGGCGATGCCGATGTGGTGTTGATCGGCCGGGAGGCCCTGCGTAATCCGCATTTTGCGCTTGAGGCCGCCACCACGCTGGGCCGGTCCGAGGGCCTTATTCCCGGGCCCTATGAGCGGGCCTATGGCCACTAA